From the genome of Pirellulales bacterium, one region includes:
- the dapA gene encoding 4-hydroxy-tetrahydrodipicolinate synthase, whose protein sequence is MPTRAEHFSGLSVAIVTPFRNDEVDYPALKAQIEFQVAAGTTCICPVGTTGESPTLSHEEHERVVAASVEYANKRLKVMPGTGSNSTREALRLTKFAAKHGADAALVVAPYYNKPTQEGFYLHFKALSEATDLQICVYNIPGRTGKNIEPETFARLAEFKNITMVKEATGSLDQASAIAALTDLTILSGDDSLTLPMLSIGARGVISVAGNIVPQDVISLCKAFDSGNIAEAQKWHRKLFPLCRDMLGLATNPIPIKAAMKLLGRDTGALRLPMTPLEDDGEAKLRKTLTAYGLL, encoded by the coding sequence ATGCCTACCCGTGCTGAACATTTTTCCGGACTTTCCGTCGCCATCGTCACGCCGTTTCGCAACGACGAGGTCGATTACCCGGCGCTGAAAGCACAAATCGAATTTCAAGTTGCCGCCGGAACCACGTGCATTTGTCCGGTGGGCACGACGGGGGAATCGCCCACGCTGTCGCATGAGGAGCACGAACGGGTCGTGGCCGCATCGGTCGAATACGCCAACAAGCGTCTGAAAGTGATGCCCGGCACGGGCAGCAACAGCACGCGGGAAGCGTTGCGGCTGACCAAATTTGCGGCCAAGCACGGGGCCGACGCCGCATTGGTCGTGGCCCCGTATTACAATAAGCCGACGCAAGAGGGGTTTTATTTGCATTTCAAGGCGCTATCGGAAGCGACCGATTTGCAAATCTGCGTGTACAACATCCCCGGCCGCACGGGAAAGAACATCGAGCCGGAAACGTTCGCCCGGCTGGCCGAGTTCAAAAACATTACGATGGTGAAGGAGGCGACGGGCTCGCTCGACCAGGCTTCGGCCATCGCCGCGCTGACCGATTTGACCATTCTCAGCGGCGACGATAGTTTGACGCTGCCCATGCTTTCCATCGGTGCGCGGGGCGTGATTTCGGTGGCGGGCAACATCGTGCCGCAAGATGTGATTTCGCTGTGCAAGGCGTTCGACAGCGGGAACATTGCCGAGGCGCAAAAGTGGCATCGAAAATTGTTTCCGCTGTGCCGCGACATGCTGGGATTGGCGACGAACCCCATTCCCATCAAAGCGGCTATGAAGCTTTTGGGGCGCGACACCGGCGCGCTGCGCCTGCCGATGACCCCGCTGGAAGACGACGGCGAAGCGAAGCTGCGTAAAACATTGACGGCGTACGGACTGCTGTAA
- a CDS encoding MFS transporter, whose protein sequence is MNLPAEDVDRLGERWMRLVWRKPAVDVAERTRRRVTIHLLPFLFFLYILAYVDRINVSVAKLQMVKPLELGGLGFDNKIIGLGIGMFFWTYWILEIPSTVSVVKWGARWVFVRILILWGLCAAAAGLIGLPIAGKIFGWWPLLPTDWPVLGSAFAWLNALRDDPKHQFYCLRLLLGFFEGGFFPSVVVYLSLWFRPQDRAKAMSCFMIGMPLANALGAPLSGLLLKANWLGLMGWRWVFIVEGALPILAGFATLFLLPARPKDARWLSTEERAWLEGELQREHELLSTQRHWTIVHHLGMVLLLTAVYFGQNVASYGLGGFMPSMIQSHTGVSDDTAALLTALPYLMGFLAMLINARHSDKTSERVWHVSISMLLLGGGILLAALAENWGATALLVYIFCVGPFIYAHMPAFWSIPTLFLGSTAAASAIGFINMTGNLGGSLGTTIVGYARDNSENFRLGLLLIAPFPIASALIVLIVAYVRRRKPAKD, encoded by the coding sequence ATGAATTTGCCGGCGGAGGATGTCGATCGATTGGGCGAGCGCTGGATGCGCCTCGTCTGGCGCAAGCCGGCGGTGGATGTTGCCGAGCGCACTCGCCGCCGCGTGACAATTCATCTGCTGCCGTTTCTGTTTTTTCTGTACATCCTGGCCTATGTGGACCGCATTAATGTGTCGGTGGCCAAATTGCAAATGGTCAAGCCGCTCGAGCTAGGCGGTTTGGGATTCGACAATAAAATCATCGGCCTGGGCATTGGCATGTTCTTTTGGACTTACTGGATTTTGGAAATTCCCAGCACCGTCAGCGTGGTGAAATGGGGCGCCCGGTGGGTGTTTGTGCGAATTTTAATTTTGTGGGGACTGTGTGCCGCGGCAGCCGGGTTGATTGGCCTGCCGATTGCCGGAAAAATTTTCGGCTGGTGGCCGTTGTTGCCCACCGATTGGCCCGTGTTGGGTAGTGCATTCGCCTGGCTGAACGCGCTGCGCGATGATCCCAAGCATCAATTTTATTGCTTGCGATTGCTGTTGGGATTTTTCGAAGGAGGTTTTTTCCCCTCGGTCGTGGTTTATTTGTCGCTGTGGTTTCGGCCGCAGGACCGCGCCAAAGCGATGAGTTGCTTTATGATCGGCATGCCGCTGGCGAATGCCTTGGGTGCGCCTCTGTCCGGGTTGCTGCTTAAGGCCAACTGGTTGGGGCTGATGGGCTGGCGGTGGGTGTTCATTGTCGAGGGTGCGCTGCCGATTCTGGCTGGCTTTGCCACGCTGTTTTTGTTGCCGGCCCGGCCGAAAGACGCCCGGTGGCTTTCGACCGAAGAACGGGCGTGGCTGGAAGGCGAGCTGCAGCGCGAACACGAACTGCTCTCGACCCAGCGGCATTGGACCATCGTCCATCACTTGGGAATGGTGTTGTTGCTCACGGCTGTCTACTTCGGTCAGAATGTCGCCAGTTACGGCCTGGGCGGCTTCATGCCGAGCATGATTCAATCGCATACAGGCGTGAGTGACGATACCGCAGCGCTATTGACCGCCCTGCCCTACCTGATGGGCTTCCTGGCGATGCTTATCAATGCGCGGCATTCCGACAAAACCAGCGAGCGAGTGTGGCACGTGTCGATTTCCATGTTGCTGTTGGGCGGCGGTATTTTGCTGGCGGCGCTGGCTGAAAATTGGGGTGCGACCGCATTGCTGGTCTACATTTTTTGCGTCGGCCCGTTCATTTACGCCCACATGCCGGCGTTCTGGTCAATCCCCACGCTGTTTTTAGGTTCGACCGCCGCCGCCTCGGCCATCGGTTTCATCAACATGACGGGCAATTTGGGAGGCTCGTTGGGCACAACCATCGTAGGCTACGCCAGAGACAACAGCGAAAATTTCCGCTTGGGCCTGCTGCTGATCGCGCCGTTTCCGATTGCGTCGGCCCTGATTGTGCTGATTGTGGCCTATGTGCGGCGACGAAAACCGGCGAAGGATTGA
- a CDS encoding anthranilate synthase component I family protein, protein MNTQTQTIERPPPAIDDWSGVVVPLQNAPQPSEAFRQLAHLPHCIFFDSAMPDAHVGRYSFLAADPFEVLGADAEDASAWNRIRQRLNRFTTPSLPDLPPFQGGAAGLFSYDLSRSLERLPEPRCDEFALPALTLGFYDVVLAYDHQTEQAWIISQGFPECDPRMRHRRAKNRAAQMQRLLEAGQLPAVNVHSPQHVLPASSLAPQFPVGSIRNLTSNFSPGGYLKMVRRGIEYIYAGDVFQVNLAQRLLCPARGDSISLYLRLRERNPAPFAAYFDLGEFQIISASPERFLKVREGYVETRPIKGTRPLSGEIHADQNAARELLASEKDRAENVMIVDLLRNDLSRVCQYHSVQVADLCRLERFAFVQHLVSVVQGKLRPECGPLDLLRAAFPGGSVTGVPKIRAMQIITELEPTARGAYCGALGYIGFDGAMDSSILIRTITAGRGWWQLPVGGGIVAESDPQREYEETWAKAQGLLRALTP, encoded by the coding sequence CGCGCACTTGCCGCATTGCATTTTTTTCGATAGCGCCATGCCCGACGCGCACGTGGGCCGGTATTCGTTCCTGGCCGCCGATCCGTTTGAAGTGCTGGGAGCCGACGCCGAAGATGCTTCCGCCTGGAACCGAATCCGGCAGCGCTTGAACCGATTCACCACGCCGTCGCTGCCCGATTTGCCGCCGTTCCAAGGCGGCGCTGCGGGATTGTTTTCCTACGATTTATCGCGCAGCCTGGAGCGCTTGCCCGAGCCACGCTGCGACGAATTTGCACTGCCGGCACTCACGCTGGGCTTTTACGACGTCGTGCTGGCTTACGATCATCAAACCGAGCAGGCGTGGATTATTTCGCAGGGCTTTCCGGAGTGCGATCCGCGGATGCGCCATCGTCGGGCAAAAAATCGCGCCGCGCAAATGCAGCGGTTGCTGGAAGCGGGTCAATTGCCGGCGGTCAACGTACACTCGCCGCAGCATGTTTTGCCTGCTTCATCACTAGCACCGCAATTTCCCGTAGGCAGCATCCGCAATTTAACAAGTAACTTTTCGCCTGGCGGTTATTTGAAAATGGTTCGCCGCGGCATCGAGTACATTTACGCCGGCGATGTGTTTCAAGTGAACCTGGCGCAGCGGTTGCTCTGCCCGGCACGGGGTGATTCGATTTCGCTTTATCTGCGGCTGCGGGAGCGCAACCCCGCCCCCTTCGCCGCTTATTTCGATTTGGGCGAGTTTCAAATTATCAGCGCCTCGCCGGAGCGGTTTCTCAAAGTGCGCGAAGGATACGTGGAGACGCGGCCAATTAAGGGGACGAGGCCACTGTCTGGCGAAATCCACGCCGATCAAAACGCTGCCCGCGAATTGCTTGCCAGCGAGAAAGATCGGGCCGAGAATGTCATGATTGTCGATCTGTTGCGAAATGACCTGTCGCGCGTGTGCCAGTACCACAGCGTTCAAGTTGCCGATTTGTGCCGGCTAGAACGGTTTGCCTTCGTGCAACATTTGGTGTCGGTAGTGCAGGGCAAGTTGAGGCCGGAATGCGGGCCGCTCGATTTGCTGCGGGCGGCATTCCCCGGCGGCTCGGTCACGGGCGTGCCGAAGATTCGGGCGATGCAGATTATTACCGAATTGGAACCGACGGCCCGGGGAGCATACTGCGGGGCGCTGGGTTATATCGGGTTCGACGGCGCCATGGACAGCAGCATTTTAATCCGCACCATTACCGCCGGCCGCGGATGGTGGCAGCTACCGGTCGGCGGCGGCATTGTGGCCGAGAGCGACCCGCAGCGCGAATACGAGGAAACTTGGGCTAAAGCCCAAGGTCTCCTGCGTGCGCTGACACCATAA